A window of Cellulomonas fimi contains these coding sequences:
- a CDS encoding DUF1772 domain-containing protein: MITFLAALWFLFGATMYVGTMWVLKWFLFPTWRGLSRDNVGTHFGIPTKRATAFFTGVVPLMFVAAIVMIVTERGTGWVWFGVACLAGIFVLTFVGQALIIPVNKRVRGGDFADDTELRHLLHRWMVLNDVRFYGSTLTWVAIVWYVVARGDLLGALS; the protein is encoded by the coding sequence GTGATCACGTTCCTCGCGGCGCTCTGGTTCCTGTTCGGGGCGACCATGTACGTCGGCACCATGTGGGTGCTCAAGTGGTTCCTGTTCCCCACCTGGCGGGGCCTGTCGCGGGACAACGTGGGCACGCACTTCGGCATCCCGACGAAGCGCGCGACCGCCTTCTTCACCGGCGTCGTGCCGCTCATGTTCGTCGCCGCGATCGTGATGATCGTGACCGAGCGGGGCACGGGCTGGGTGTGGTTCGGCGTCGCCTGCCTCGCCGGGATCTTCGTCCTGACGTTCGTCGGTCAGGCGCTCATCATCCCGGTGAACAAGCGGGTCCGCGGCGGCGACTTCGCCGACGACACCGAGCTGCGCCACCTGCTGCACCGCTGGATGGTGCTCAACGACGTGCGGTTCTACGGCTCGACCCTCACCTGGGTCGCGATCGTCTGGTATGTCGTCGCGCGCGGCGACCTGCTCGGGGCGCTGTCGTGA
- a CDS encoding TA system VapC family ribonuclease toxin, whose product MWLLDVNVLVALAHPSHVHHATAHRWFSTVTTFATTPITETALLRLSLNPAVTGQQIGPADALDLLARIRALPHHRFLDDDTTLAAPAIRSAPAGHKQVTDFHLVNLAASAGAVLATFDAALPGALHRDDRTHVRVVPPSAG is encoded by the coding sequence GTGTGGCTGCTCGACGTCAACGTCCTGGTCGCCCTCGCTCACCCGAGCCATGTCCACCACGCCACGGCGCACCGATGGTTCTCGACCGTCACCACCTTCGCGACCACTCCGATCACCGAGACCGCGCTGCTGCGCCTAAGTCTCAATCCCGCCGTGACCGGGCAGCAGATCGGACCGGCAGATGCGCTCGACCTGCTCGCGAGGATTCGAGCCCTCCCCCACCACCGTTTCCTCGACGACGACACCACGCTCGCCGCCCCGGCCATCCGCAGCGCCCCCGCGGGCCACAAGCAGGTCACCGACTTCCATCTCGTGAACCTGGCGGCGTCGGCGGGCGCGGTCCTGGCCACCTTCGACGCTGCACTGCCGGGCGCGCTGCATCGCGACGACCGGACCCACGTGCGCGTCGTCCCGCCGTCGGCCGGCTGA
- a CDS encoding DUF1905 domain-containing protein: MTDRPTYEFDAPLWRWGARKTDSWVFVSLPTDVADDVLEVSSGVTRGFGSVRVEVTLGGSVWRTSVFPDDKAKTYVLPLKKAVRRAESCDVGDTVRLRVALVDVGSD; encoded by the coding sequence ATGACCGACCGGCCGACGTACGAGTTCGACGCGCCGCTGTGGCGGTGGGGCGCCCGCAAGACGGACTCGTGGGTCTTCGTCAGCCTGCCGACCGACGTCGCGGACGACGTGCTCGAGGTGTCGTCAGGCGTGACGCGCGGGTTCGGGTCGGTGCGGGTCGAGGTCACGCTCGGCGGGTCCGTCTGGCGCACGTCGGTGTTCCCCGACGACAAGGCGAAGACCTATGTCCTGCCGCTCAAGAAGGCGGTCCGTCGGGCGGAGTCGTGCGACGTCGGCGACACCGTGCGGCTGCGGGTCGCGCTGGTGGACGTCGGGAGCGACTGA
- a CDS encoding alpha/beta fold hydrolase, with protein sequence MSVEEAPATITRADHRTELVPFTARDGTRLTFVHVRGPREPWRGPVMLAHGSGVRAELFRPPLPRTLVDVLLEDGWDVWLLNWRGSIDLDPMPWTLDDAAVFDHPAAVDHVLAATGATTMKAVVHCQGSTSFTMAAVAGLVPAVDTVVSNAVSLHPVLPFWSRQKIRYLVDPIERFTPHLNPAWGYRSDGNFSKVLRGVVRVTHPECDNIVCRMVSFTYGSGFPALWSHENLDRATHDWISGEFADVPMSFFRQMGQSVAVGHLVPARDHPELPDDLVAGPPRTDARFAFLAGADNRCYLPESQVRTHAFFARHRPGKGDTLHVLPGYGHLDVFFGRRAWRDTYPIILEELHR encoded by the coding sequence ATGAGCGTCGAGGAAGCACCCGCCACGATCACGCGGGCCGACCACCGCACCGAGCTGGTCCCGTTCACCGCGCGCGACGGCACGCGGCTCACGTTCGTGCACGTCCGTGGCCCGCGCGAGCCGTGGCGCGGACCCGTCATGCTCGCGCACGGCTCCGGCGTCCGGGCCGAGCTGTTCCGCCCGCCGCTGCCGCGGACGCTCGTCGACGTCCTGCTCGAGGACGGCTGGGACGTGTGGCTGCTCAACTGGCGCGGCTCGATCGACCTCGACCCGATGCCCTGGACGCTCGACGACGCGGCCGTGTTCGACCACCCCGCGGCCGTCGACCACGTCCTCGCCGCGACCGGTGCGACGACGATGAAGGCGGTCGTGCACTGCCAGGGGTCGACGTCGTTCACGATGGCCGCCGTCGCCGGGCTCGTCCCCGCGGTCGACACCGTCGTCTCGAACGCCGTGTCGCTGCACCCCGTGCTGCCGTTCTGGTCGCGGCAGAAGATCCGCTACCTCGTCGACCCGATCGAACGGTTCACGCCGCACCTCAACCCCGCGTGGGGCTACCGCTCCGACGGGAACTTCTCCAAGGTGCTGCGCGGCGTCGTGCGCGTCACGCACCCGGAGTGCGACAACATCGTCTGCCGGATGGTGTCGTTCACCTACGGCTCCGGCTTCCCCGCGCTGTGGTCGCACGAGAACCTCGACCGCGCGACGCACGACTGGATCAGCGGCGAGTTCGCCGACGTGCCCATGTCGTTCTTCCGGCAGATGGGCCAGTCCGTCGCCGTCGGGCACCTCGTGCCCGCCCGGGACCACCCCGAGCTGCCCGACGACCTGGTCGCCGGGCCACCGCGCACCGACGCGCGCTTCGCGTTCCTCGCAGGCGCCGACAACCGGTGCTACCTGCCCGAGTCGCAGGTCCGGACGCACGCGTTCTTCGCGCGGCACCGGCCCGGCAAGGGCGACACGCTGCACGTCCTGCCGGGCTACGGGCACCTCGACGTGTTCTTCGGCCGGCGCGCGTGGCGGGACACCTACCCGATCATCCTGGAGGAGCTGCACCGATGA
- a CDS encoding Hcp family type VI secretion system effector has protein sequence MSAHAYLRIGSVEGGSTDRHHEGWIEVRSFTWSETSGAGAGGHAAVSGRVTASPLVVTADVSVASPRLMVACARNERFDVAELEVVQAGENGGRPFLRWRLQDVVVSGYAVTAEDFLPVDTITLRFESLRFDVVPQQPDGSPGSAVTGEVDFTRPSR, from the coding sequence ATGAGCGCGCACGCGTACCTGCGGATCGGGTCGGTCGAGGGCGGGTCGACCGACCGGCACCACGAAGGCTGGATCGAGGTCCGGTCGTTCACCTGGTCCGAGACGTCGGGTGCCGGTGCGGGCGGTCACGCCGCCGTCTCCGGCCGCGTCACGGCGAGCCCGCTCGTCGTGACGGCGGACGTCAGCGTCGCGTCACCGCGGCTCATGGTCGCGTGCGCGCGCAACGAGCGCTTCGACGTCGCTGAGCTCGAGGTCGTGCAGGCCGGGGAGAACGGCGGACGACCGTTCCTGCGGTGGCGGCTGCAGGACGTCGTCGTCTCGGGCTACGCGGTGACCGCCGAGGACTTCCTGCCGGTCGACACGATCACGCTGCGGTTCGAGTCGCTGCGGTTCGACGTCGTGCCGCAGCAGCCGGACGGCTCCCCCGGGTCGGCCGTGACGGGCGAGGTCGACTTCACGCGGCCGTCCCGCTGA
- the rlmC gene encoding 23S rRNA (uracil(747)-C(5))-methyltransferase RlmC, with product MQCPYYDAQRCLSCTWMGRPYADQLAAKQDLCADLLAEHPELVWLDPVPSREEGFRNKAKMVVGGTVDAPTLGILDAAGVGVDLQGCGLYPASLSATFPVLTALVTRARLEPYDVPARRGELKHLLLTESPDGDLMLRFVLRSQEAVARIRKHLPWLRAQLPRLVVASVNLLPEHKAVLEGEREILLTEEETLRMRINGHDLHLRPQSFFQTNTDVAAALYRQAAAWVDEAAPSSVWDLYCGVGGFALHVADGSRDVVGVETSAEAVASATLTARDAGLPRATFRADDATAFALGASPADLPDLVVVNPPRRGIGPDLAGWLERSGVETVVYSSCNARSLARDLAAMPSLRPVRGRVLDMFPQTTHYEVVTLLTRDPAAEPSGA from the coding sequence GTGCAGTGCCCCTACTACGACGCGCAGCGGTGCCTCTCCTGCACGTGGATGGGGCGGCCCTACGCCGACCAGCTCGCCGCCAAGCAGGACCTGTGTGCCGACCTGCTCGCCGAGCACCCCGAGCTCGTGTGGCTCGACCCGGTGCCCAGCCGCGAGGAGGGGTTCCGCAACAAGGCCAAGATGGTCGTCGGCGGGACCGTCGACGCCCCGACGCTCGGCATCCTCGACGCGGCCGGCGTCGGCGTCGACCTCCAGGGCTGCGGCCTCTACCCGGCCTCGCTGTCGGCGACCTTCCCGGTGCTGACGGCGTTGGTGACGCGCGCCCGCCTCGAGCCCTACGACGTCCCCGCGCGCCGCGGCGAGCTCAAGCACCTCCTGCTCACCGAGTCGCCCGACGGCGACCTCATGCTGCGGTTCGTGCTGCGCTCGCAGGAGGCCGTCGCGCGCATCCGCAAGCACCTGCCCTGGCTGCGCGCACAGCTCCCGCGCCTCGTCGTCGCGTCGGTGAACCTGCTGCCCGAGCACAAGGCCGTGCTCGAGGGGGAGCGCGAGATCCTCCTGACCGAGGAGGAGACGCTCCGCATGCGCATCAACGGGCACGACCTCCACCTGCGCCCGCAGAGCTTCTTCCAGACGAACACCGACGTCGCCGCCGCGCTCTACCGGCAGGCGGCCGCGTGGGTCGACGAGGCCGCGCCGTCGTCCGTGTGGGACCTGTACTGCGGCGTCGGCGGGTTCGCGCTGCACGTCGCCGACGGCTCGCGCGACGTCGTCGGCGTCGAGACGTCCGCCGAGGCCGTCGCGAGCGCGACCCTCACCGCGCGCGACGCGGGCCTGCCCCGCGCGACGTTCCGCGCCGACGACGCGACCGCCTTCGCGCTCGGCGCGTCACCCGCCGACCTGCCCGACCTCGTCGTCGTCAACCCGCCGCGACGCGGCATCGGCCCCGACCTGGCCGGCTGGCTCGAACGGTCCGGCGTGGAGACCGTCGTCTACTCGTCGTGCAACGCCCGCTCGCTCGCGCGCGACCTCGCCGCCATGCCGTCCCTGCGCCCCGTCCGCGGCCGGGTCCTCGACATGTTCCCCCAGACGACCCACTACGAGGTCGTGACGCTCCTGACCCGCGACCCCGCCGCGGAGCCGTCCGGCGCTTGA
- a CDS encoding GMC oxidoreductase: MDIRNGGLEVVDAVVVGSGFGAAVAAQRLAEAGKQVVVMERGRRYGPGDFARTPAQMGRAFWDPSEKLYGLFDAWSFRGLEGLVSSGLGGGSLIYANVLLRKDEHWFVHDSPLPGGGYEHWPISRADLDPHYDVVEKMLGATPYPYDDTPKTRAVEQAAVALGMPTIRPPLAVTFARPGEDAAPGLDLPAAAYGTVHPGSRRRTCTLCGECDIGCNIGAKNTLDHTYLASAAHHGADVRTLHEVRAVRPLDGGGYLVRYVVHPEGARGDMDTRTRSLPERSIVARRVILGAGTFGTTFLLLRSRASLPGLGPALGTRFSGNGDLLTLLLDCTRDGEALPVDGGHGPVITTAIRRPDALDGDGWTGRGYYVEDAGFPGFLGWLVETAQLRSTARRAAAFAWQVVRNRVLAQGRSNVSADLSALLGDGRLSAGSLPLLGMGRDLPDGRMSLHDGRLAVSWTTATSRAYFDDVRTTMERVGQQLGARFQDNPLWWAKRVITVHPLGGAPIGRHVGEGVCDEFGEVRGHPGLHVVDGAAMPGPVGANPSLTIAAMADRASTRMLEQDWTRPRRTHVAAPARALAARAPGATSVAFTERMVGPFTLDQTDPRHGAEIARSLGDRLQFVLTITAPDIDAFVADPLHRADATGFVESNVLGGRLDVERGWFNLFVHPGGTPGRRMLYRLWLRDAAGSPLTLVGAKEVEDDRGLDVWADTTTLFVRVLSGHVAPPEATTHAQALAVLDGMRDDVVPDGTIGAGVLVIKPFDLAKQLTTFRTEGDAGAAALAQFGRLFLGELWDVYVADRLAGRRRAAAPRAAAARAGR, translated from the coding sequence ATGGACATCCGGAACGGCGGCCTCGAGGTCGTCGACGCAGTGGTCGTCGGCTCGGGCTTCGGCGCCGCGGTCGCGGCGCAGCGGCTCGCGGAGGCGGGCAAGCAGGTCGTCGTCATGGAGCGCGGCCGGCGCTACGGGCCCGGGGACTTCGCCCGGACGCCCGCGCAGATGGGCCGGGCGTTCTGGGACCCGAGCGAGAAGCTCTACGGGCTGTTCGACGCGTGGTCGTTCCGTGGGCTGGAGGGGCTCGTGTCGAGCGGGCTCGGCGGCGGGTCGCTCATCTACGCCAACGTGCTGCTGCGCAAGGACGAGCACTGGTTCGTGCACGACTCCCCGCTGCCGGGCGGCGGGTACGAGCACTGGCCGATCAGCCGCGCCGACCTCGACCCGCACTACGACGTCGTCGAGAAGATGCTCGGCGCCACGCCCTACCCGTACGACGACACCCCGAAGACGCGCGCCGTCGAGCAGGCGGCCGTCGCGCTCGGCATGCCGACGATCCGGCCGCCGCTGGCCGTCACGTTCGCCCGCCCCGGCGAGGACGCCGCCCCGGGACTCGACCTGCCCGCCGCGGCGTACGGCACGGTCCACCCCGGGTCGCGCCGGCGCACGTGCACGCTGTGCGGCGAGTGCGACATCGGCTGCAACATCGGCGCGAAGAACACGCTCGACCACACCTACCTGGCGTCCGCGGCGCACCACGGCGCCGACGTCCGGACGCTGCACGAGGTGCGCGCCGTCCGGCCGCTCGACGGCGGCGGCTACCTGGTCCGCTACGTCGTCCACCCCGAGGGCGCGCGCGGCGACATGGACACCCGCACGCGCAGCCTGCCGGAACGCTCGATCGTCGCCCGACGCGTGATCCTCGGCGCCGGCACGTTCGGCACGACGTTCCTGCTGCTGCGCAGCCGCGCGTCGCTGCCCGGTCTGGGACCCGCGCTCGGCACCCGCTTCTCCGGCAACGGCGACCTGCTCACGCTGCTGCTCGACTGCACGCGCGACGGCGAGGCCCTGCCCGTCGACGGCGGCCACGGTCCCGTCATCACGACCGCGATCCGCCGACCCGACGCGCTCGACGGCGACGGCTGGACCGGTCGCGGCTACTACGTCGAGGACGCGGGGTTCCCCGGGTTCCTCGGCTGGCTCGTCGAGACGGCACAGCTGCGGTCGACCGCCCGGCGCGCCGCGGCGTTCGCGTGGCAGGTCGTGCGCAACCGGGTCCTGGCGCAGGGCCGCTCGAACGTCTCCGCCGACCTGTCCGCGCTGCTGGGCGACGGGCGGCTGTCCGCCGGGTCGCTGCCGCTGCTCGGGATGGGCCGCGACCTGCCCGACGGGCGGATGTCGCTGCACGACGGGCGGCTCGCGGTGAGCTGGACCACCGCGACGTCGCGGGCGTACTTCGACGACGTCCGCACGACCATGGAGCGCGTCGGCCAGCAGCTCGGCGCGCGCTTCCAGGACAACCCGCTGTGGTGGGCCAAGCGCGTCATCACCGTGCACCCGCTGGGTGGCGCGCCCATCGGGCGGCACGTCGGAGAGGGCGTGTGCGACGAGTTCGGCGAGGTCCGCGGGCACCCGGGGCTGCACGTCGTCGACGGCGCCGCGATGCCCGGCCCGGTCGGCGCGAACCCGTCGCTCACGATCGCCGCGATGGCCGACCGCGCGTCGACCCGGATGCTCGAGCAGGACTGGACGCGGCCCCGCCGGACGCACGTCGCCGCGCCCGCCCGTGCGCTCGCCGCGCGCGCCCCCGGCGCCACGTCGGTCGCGTTCACCGAGCGCATGGTCGGACCGTTCACGCTCGACCAGACCGACCCGCGACACGGCGCCGAGATCGCCCGCAGCCTCGGCGACCGGCTGCAGTTCGTGCTCACGATCACCGCCCCCGACATCGACGCCTTCGTCGCCGACCCGCTGCACCGTGCCGACGCGACGGGGTTCGTCGAGAGCAACGTCCTGGGCGGGCGGCTCGACGTCGAGCGCGGCTGGTTCAACCTGTTCGTGCACCCCGGCGGCACGCCCGGCCGACGCATGCTCTACCGGCTGTGGCTGCGCGACGCCGCCGGCTCGCCGCTCACGCTCGTCGGCGCGAAGGAGGTCGAGGACGACCGCGGGCTCGACGTCTGGGCCGACACGACGACCCTCTTCGTGCGCGTGCTGTCCGGGCACGTCGCACCGCCCGAGGCCACGACGCACGCGCAGGCGCTCGCCGTGCTCGACGGGATGCGCGACGACGTGGTGCCCGACGGCACGATCGGCGCGGGCGTGCTCGTCATCAAGCCGTTCGACCTGGCCAAGCAGCTCACGACGTTCCGGACCGAGGGCGACGCCGGTGCGGCCGCGCTCGCGCAGTTCGGGCGGCTGTTCCTCGGCGAGCTGTGGGACGTGTACGTCGCCGACAGGCTGGCCGGGCGGCGCCGCGCCGCCGCGCCACGGGCCGCCGCCGCGAGGGCCGGCCGATGA
- a CDS encoding patatin-like phospholipase family protein, translating to MRSLVAAGGGMRVAWQAGVVRALQEDGITFDHVDGTSGGILTAAMLCSGVDGVEMCRRWRDVDVRDFGSALPLHEYLTGPWNLPAVGGADGLVQRVFPALGISVEAIRASTLQGSFNVVDFVTKQNVAVDAADVDADLLAAGMSLPLFLTPLRRDGHVWTDAVWVRDANVTEALRRGADEVWLVWCIGNTGRWGDGPLEQYVHMIEMSAAGALAADLALADATGREFVLHVVKPEHPLPLDPEFYLGRISSDSLVQMGYRDARRYLASRSAGGVARDASCTRMTEPPPSARYVEHLRGTVDGVDVVLDLTVVMPLDGPVGGASVAGALTYAPWGERAYLADGRVEEADDAFVYRGSVRVDGDVLEVEAVRSLVDDPGFDAWADLSRVALTVRSSSGAVALTAPLDLGAGGVRRLVTSVEPVGVTGVFHRADAVRRLLARGAGALRR from the coding sequence ATGAGGTCGCTCGTCGCCGCAGGGGGCGGCATGCGCGTCGCGTGGCAGGCGGGCGTCGTCCGCGCGCTGCAGGAGGACGGGATCACGTTCGACCACGTCGACGGGACGTCGGGCGGCATCCTCACCGCCGCGATGCTGTGCTCCGGCGTCGACGGCGTCGAGATGTGCCGCCGCTGGCGCGACGTCGACGTGCGCGACTTCGGCTCGGCGCTCCCCCTGCACGAGTACCTGACGGGCCCGTGGAACCTGCCCGCGGTCGGCGGCGCCGACGGGCTCGTGCAGCGTGTGTTCCCGGCGCTGGGCATCTCGGTCGAGGCGATCCGCGCATCGACGCTCCAGGGCTCGTTCAACGTCGTCGACTTCGTCACGAAGCAGAACGTCGCCGTCGACGCCGCCGACGTGGACGCCGACCTGCTCGCCGCCGGCATGTCCCTGCCGCTGTTCCTCACACCGCTGCGCCGCGACGGGCACGTCTGGACCGACGCCGTCTGGGTCCGCGACGCGAACGTCACCGAGGCGCTGCGTCGCGGCGCCGACGAGGTCTGGCTGGTCTGGTGCATCGGCAACACCGGACGCTGGGGCGACGGGCCGCTCGAGCAGTACGTCCACATGATCGAGATGAGCGCCGCGGGGGCGCTGGCCGCCGACCTCGCGCTCGCCGACGCGACCGGCCGGGAGTTCGTGCTGCACGTGGTCAAGCCCGAGCACCCGCTGCCGCTCGACCCCGAGTTCTACCTCGGCCGCATCTCGTCCGACTCGCTCGTGCAGATGGGCTACCGGGACGCGCGGCGCTACCTCGCGTCGCGGTCGGCGGGCGGCGTGGCGCGGGACGCGTCGTGCACGCGGATGACCGAGCCGCCGCCGTCCGCGCGGTACGTCGAGCACCTGCGCGGGACCGTCGACGGCGTCGACGTCGTCCTCGACCTCACCGTCGTCATGCCGCTCGACGGGCCGGTCGGCGGGGCGTCGGTCGCCGGCGCGCTGACGTACGCGCCGTGGGGCGAGCGCGCGTACCTGGCCGACGGGCGGGTCGAGGAGGCCGACGACGCGTTCGTCTACCGCGGGTCCGTGCGGGTCGACGGGGACGTCCTCGAGGTCGAGGCGGTCCGGTCGCTCGTCGACGACCCCGGCTTCGACGCCTGGGCCGACCTGTCGCGGGTCGCGCTGACGGTCCGATCGTCGTCGGGCGCCGTCGCGCTCACCGCGCCGCTCGACCTCGGCGCGGGCGGCGTGCGGCGGCTGGTGACGTCGGTCGAGCCCGTCGGGGTGACGGGCGTCTTCCACCGCGCCGACGCGGTCCGGCGGCTCCTCGCACGCGGCGCGGGCGCGCTGCGCCGCTGA
- a CDS encoding restriction endonuclease produces the protein MSEWVPGRHVLTPREAEEMAAHHMRGLGHPDASANPGRGADGGLDVTARHALAQVKFRGGRAGRPDLQRLYGARADRTDLELWFFTGPGYSDEAVEYADQHGMVLFTFDLAGTLTPANDAASDVLDHATALLAAGGTPERPQPTARPRRAVRAGADVVPTDDEDRAGRWWDGPQHPTPEPEYAGWRWVSPGRAVRRNALLVVGVLAAAAAWLVGSYRDRLHAVAADVADLTGRTVDVGSLFVWCSGVALGAVVLYVVQVAVMFRLGKHPLKVPVRARRRGRTRRRQAALR, from the coding sequence GTGAGCGAGTGGGTGCCCGGCCGGCACGTCCTGACCCCGCGTGAGGCGGAGGAGATGGCGGCGCACCACATGCGGGGGCTGGGCCACCCCGACGCGAGCGCCAACCCGGGGCGCGGCGCCGACGGCGGGCTCGACGTCACCGCCCGCCACGCGCTCGCCCAGGTCAAGTTCCGCGGCGGTCGAGCGGGCCGGCCCGACCTGCAGCGCCTCTACGGCGCCCGGGCCGACCGCACCGACCTCGAGCTCTGGTTCTTCACCGGCCCGGGGTACTCGGACGAGGCGGTCGAGTACGCCGACCAGCACGGCATGGTGCTGTTCACGTTCGACCTGGCGGGCACGCTCACGCCCGCGAACGACGCCGCGTCCGACGTGCTGGACCACGCGACCGCGCTCCTCGCGGCCGGCGGCACGCCCGAGCGTCCGCAGCCGACGGCCCGCCCGCGCCGCGCCGTGCGCGCGGGCGCCGACGTCGTCCCGACCGACGACGAGGACCGCGCGGGACGGTGGTGGGACGGCCCGCAGCACCCGACGCCCGAGCCCGAGTACGCCGGCTGGCGGTGGGTGTCGCCGGGGCGCGCGGTCCGCCGCAACGCGCTGCTCGTCGTCGGGGTGCTCGCCGCCGCCGCGGCCTGGCTCGTCGGGTCGTACCGCGACCGGCTGCACGCGGTCGCGGCCGACGTCGCGGACCTCACCGGCCGGACCGTCGACGTCGGCTCGCTCTTCGTCTGGTGCAGCGGCGTCGCGCTCGGGGCGGTCGTCCTCTACGTCGTGCAGGTCGCGGTGATGTTCCGGCTCGGCAAGCACCCGCTCAAGGTCCCGGTGCGGGCGCGCCGCCGCGGCCGCACCCGTCGCCGCCAGGCCGCCCTGCGCTGA
- a CDS encoding acetoacetate decarboxylase family protein translates to MSLLTSAARTVLSRVPSPVPRRQRRLTGQAARVDSIPYAMPVSSEDSPVLMAAFPISLSAARAVLPGTELHPVSLGFGRGVLVATVVNYRSTDIGQYIEYSLAIAVTHGPRPAPPLLPLALMRTLQLGQYVVDLPVSTEVSVKGGKGIWGMPKHQASLDFVVTDTTVSAQYDDLDGRFGALVEIERPAPLGLPLKLAAANYCAFRGQLMKSTIYFEATGDVAVGPGARARIVLGDAPGVQPLRALRIGSKPLFTAWLPTAHGVLDDHYEAWFLTSDTLGSVDASLASGQFGEPLESVHGLGRGETWPAPPDRSRPEVQGRIAAGVTT, encoded by the coding sequence ATGAGCCTGCTGACCTCGGCCGCGCGGACGGTGCTGTCCCGCGTCCCGTCCCCCGTCCCGCGCCGCCAGCGCCGCCTCACGGGCCAGGCCGCGCGCGTCGACTCCATCCCGTACGCCATGCCGGTGTCGTCCGAGGACTCGCCCGTCCTCATGGCGGCGTTCCCGATCTCGCTGTCCGCCGCGCGGGCCGTGCTGCCCGGGACCGAGCTGCACCCCGTGTCGCTCGGGTTCGGCCGCGGCGTGCTCGTCGCGACCGTCGTCAACTACCGGTCCACGGACATCGGCCAGTACATCGAGTACTCGCTCGCGATCGCCGTCACGCACGGCCCGCGGCCCGCACCGCCGCTGCTGCCGCTCGCGCTCATGCGCACGCTGCAGCTCGGCCAGTACGTCGTCGACCTGCCCGTGTCGACCGAGGTGTCCGTCAAGGGCGGCAAGGGCATCTGGGGCATGCCCAAGCACCAGGCGTCGCTCGACTTCGTCGTCACCGACACGACCGTGTCCGCGCAGTACGACGACCTCGACGGGCGGTTCGGCGCGCTCGTCGAGATCGAGCGACCCGCGCCCCTGGGCCTGCCGCTCAAGCTCGCCGCGGCCAACTACTGCGCGTTCCGCGGGCAGCTCATGAAGTCGACGATCTACTTCGAGGCGACCGGCGACGTCGCCGTCGGGCCGGGTGCGCGGGCGCGCATCGTGCTCGGCGACGCACCGGGCGTCCAGCCGCTGCGCGCGCTCCGGATCGGGTCGAAGCCGCTGTTCACGGCCTGGCTGCCCACCGCGCACGGCGTGCTCGACGACCACTACGAGGCGTGGTTCCTCACCTCGGACACGCTCGGCTCGGTCGACGCGTCCCTGGCGTCCGGGCAGTTCGGCGAGCCGCTCGAGTCGGTGCACGGCCTCGGCCGCGGCGAGACGTGGCCGGCGCCGCCCGACCGGTCACGGCCCGAGGTGCAGGGCCGCATCGCCGCGGGGGTGACGACGTGA